The genomic window atttttggacaaccatgcaatttactacgatttatcaaAGTTGAATTCATacagaaaataaataaacatttctatTCTCAGGAAATAAGAAAAAACGAATTCTCCTTCGTCGGCCCACACGCGCGGCTCGGCCCAGCGCGCCATCCCGcccgcgcggcccacgcggaggcgcggcccagACGGCCAACGGCCCGCGACGGGGAAGGCCTGCGTGCGTCGGCAAATATGCACGGGCACCCCCGACGTCCTAGATAATCTCGGCGAGCACCATAGCACTATTCCCTCAGTCTATCATTTTACATCTGCACCCTCCCAATTCTATGTCTTCACTGCGACTAAGTCCCTGGCCCCCAGGGCACGCACCGGCGCGACGACGCGAGCACTGAGCGACCACGCCGGCCTCACCTGAACCTCTACTGCctacctaaggggtcgatagGTACCTTGACGACAAGTAGAAGCTACTGGAGGCGACACGGCGAGCAGAGGCGCAGTCACGAACTCCCTCCCCGACGGTGGCCCTTGACCTGCAAAGGCGGACGTGTTCCCGTAAGCAACAGTGACGGCAAGGCTAGCACACAAGCTAGCGAGCACCTAGGAGTTCCCACGGATACCTTCACATTGACGGTTCGGTCGGAGGTGGTCTGAGcagagctggccacgtgcgcttGCGGTGGTGCCCGACGGTGGCACTACCGTGGCGATGGGGGCTGGCCTACTGCGATGCTACGGCTGAGGTGCGCGGGGTGTTCAGGAGGATACGGTGAGActgtgggtgcactgaatcgcTACAAGATGCACTGCGTGGCTGGTTCACCGTTGGAGGGCGTCCGCCCGGCCTTATGGAGCTGGTGACGCGGAATTGCGAAATTTCGACCCTGTACAAGGACATACACAGCAAGGTGGGGACGGGACGCAGCCAGATGCCTAACGAAGCCTAGCCTAAGATGAATTGGAGTCCACTGCTACGGTTAAGGCAAATTGGGGGAAATCATCACGGCGGCCAAGGAGACAGTGGAGACACGGGAGGTCATGGCGCGGCTTGTCTGCGGCGTCAACGCATGGGCCAACATCACCACTACGGAACAACGCGACAGGCGGGATGTACCCACTGACGGCTGCCTGCATGGCCACAGCAGCAAAGCGACGAACGTGGTATGGTGCCATTGCTGCGGGCAGCGCCAGACAACCGACGCAGAGCGATGCGATGCGGAGGGTATGGCGGGGCATGCGGATGTCCTTCGAGCGCACAGCCAAGGAGTCAATGGAGCAGAGCTGGCCTTAGCCGCTGGTGACGTGCAGTGAATGACCTAGCGCGCTCCCAGCCAAGATAGTGCAGAGCAAGGTATGGCGCGGCAGTTTGGTCGGCGGGCAGCAGCGTGGCCGTGACCGGCAGTGACTGGGTTCGCGGATAGCGCGTTGACAGGCGGCCTTGGCGCGCGATGCCAGAGCAGCGCGCGTGGCCGGCGGGACGGTGGACGCGGTGCGCGTGCGAACACGGCCGGCATGGCAGAGCGCTGGCAATGCCAGCAGCGTGCCAGGCCACGGTGACCGCGCCTAGTGCTAATTTCAATgacgtgcatgctttttaaagcagtgAGAAACCTTGTACGCAATGCTCCAATCGCTAAACTAATTGCTCGATGCACAAGAAGGTTCATCAAGCTATCGGCCACAGTCATTACATCGCGCTACTTCTTAAGCCAAACATTCCACAGAGTTTGCCAAAAGTGGCATCGTCGGCCACTTCCGAAACTTACGCAAACGACGTTGAAACGAACAGTTCCGCATCGGAATCCAAACCCAGCCTGCTCGAGGTACTAGTCAGCTATCCTTGTCCAACCACACCTAGTTTTATCACCGTTAGCCATTGTCCTTTAGCCCTTTTAGATTCTAGAACAATGTGATTACACAGTATTATACGAAACGTAACCACGGACTCATGTTTCGTacgaatgtttcaagtgccgaacatcaagttatactttatgtcatacacatatgcacataattccAGATGCTTATGAAATGTttaagcaaaacattacaatgtaacaccggggtgttacaaatctaccccccctaaaacaaaatctcgacccgagatttcatgtgcctagtgtgagaaagaggtagggaGTACATCTGGCGCAATAACTAACTATCCGACCCAGAGAGAAGATGGGGGTAATTCTTTAATATGTAGCTCTCTTGCTTCTAGGTGGCTTCgtcttctgaatgattttgccattgcaccttgtaaaactttatcaccctgttcctggtcaatctctccttctcatccaagatttttataggatgctccacataagacagattaggttggagcggaagtccttctatttccacagattcttcaggaactcgtaggcatttcttcaattgcgagacgtgaaatacattgtgaactgacGAGAGAATTttagggagttggagacgataagcaatgggaccacactgctgcaacaccttgtatggacccacataccgaggggctaacttgccatggacaccaaaccgatgtacccctctcataggagataccttgagatacacataatccccagctaCAAATTCTAAAGGCCTTCTCTGCTTGTCTGCATAAGCCTTCTGCCGACTCTGAGCTACCTTCAAGTGctcacgaattatatttactttctctcgagcctcctttatgaaatcaggcctaaagtacccacggtctcctacctCCACCTAGTTTAGTGTCGTCCTACACTTCtgcccatataaagcttcaaatggtgccatgcggatactctcttggtagctgttattatatgaaaattctgccagcttcaaacaatgatccacttcttaggaaaagagatggtgcaagcccgcagcatatcctcgagcacctggttcaacttttcagtttgaccatcagtttgtgggtggtatgccgagcttctgagaagacaAGTACCCAAACATTCCTagagtttctcccagaaacgagagacaaaaactgaccctctatcagagatgatggtgagaggaactccatgtagggtcacaatccaatcaaagtataactccgcatacttcttggcaGTGTATCTAGTATCCACTGGAAgaaagtgggcagacttggtgagacggtccacaatgacccaaataaaaTCAAAACCCGTGGAGGTGCGGGGTAACCCACAATAAAATCTAggaaaatatcctcccatttccaaaccgaAATGGGCAAAGGCTGTAGATATCTTGGAGCACGCATATGATCTGCATTGACTCTAccgcaagtgtcacactccgcaaTGAACTGcatgatatcttgcttcatgtaggaccaccagtactgttggcgcagatcatggtacatcttgttgctaccagggtggatagacaacttggaatgatgggcttcttgcaaaatctttcttttcagctcttcattggatggaaccaccagtctatccttgtatcttacgACCCCCtactcatcaatgctaaaatgaggtccacacCCTTCTGCTAGCAACTTCCTGATGTGCGAAATCTCTTTGGAGTCTTCTTTCTGTTCCcaaataatttgctccagcaactctgaggtcaatgcaatttgagctagcacctctgtgtggtggagtgacaagggtatttcctcaacctgatgcgaccTACGACTCAAAGCagcagctaccacattggcttttcctagatgatagtggacttccaaattataatccttgatcaactctaaccatctcctttgcctcatattcaactcagactgagtgaaaatatacttaaggctcttgtggtcagtgaagatatgcactttgttgcctaacaaataatgcctccaaatcttcagagagtgaactacaacagctagctctaaatcatgggtggggtagttcacctcgtgcttcttcagttggcacgaagcataagctatcacacgcccatcttgcataagcacatatCCCAAcctcatctttgaggcatcacagtaaacatcaaagggcctctcaatatctggttgggccaacacaggagcagtggtcagaaaagtcttcagggactgaaaagcttcttcacaagctagactccaaacaaacttagcttccttctggagtagcttggtcatgggctgggctatcttggagaaatcagggatgaaatggtgatagtatccagctagcccaaggaactgatggatctggtgcacagacctgagagacttccaatctaatacatcttgcaccttgctgggatctacagaaatgccttcaggtgtcaacacatgtcccaaaaactgcactcaatctaaccaaaactcgcacttgctgaatttagcatacagctggtgctcccttagtcgagtcagGACTATCCAGAGGTGacaggcatgctcttcatcattcttggaatagatcaagatgtcatcaatgaaaactaccataaacttatccaactctggcatgaagactgagttcatcaggtacatgaagaaggccgaGGCATTAGTGAGACTGAAAgatatcactaggtactcatacaacccatacctagtagagaaagctgtccttggtatatcctatggcctgatcttaatctgatggtagcccgatcagagatctatctttgagaacaccttggcaccagctaactgatcaaacaaagtatctatgcggggcaaaggatacttgttcttaactgttaccgcattgagggggcggtaatccacacacatccgtagagtatcatccttcttcttcatgaaaatagctgggcaaccccatggtgaagaacttgggcggatgaaacccttgttCATCAACtcctctagttgcttcttcatttctgctagttctctcggagccatgcggtacggacatctagagataggagcagtaccaggctcaagcttaatggagaattctacctcacggtctggtggcaatccaggaagatcttcagggaaaacatccgaGAACTCACATACgactggaatggaggtaagattaggaatggcttcagcatgggcagcaataggtaagactggttccaagggtatgatgagagacatcctatcctcagaagaaggaagccataactctacacttcttctcttcatatccaatactaccccatacacctgcaaccagttcattccaagaatagcatcaatgccttgcccaggcattatcatgaactgtagacggtaagtgtgggtgctAATACCAAACTTAATGTATCcatgcgggtattgatgaacatctgagaacccgcagtacggatcttataggcatacggtatagccaatagtgataagttgtgccgctctacaaaccccatgctcataaaggaatacgatgcaccagaatcaaacaacaccaaagctggatgggattcgatggtaaacataccagccataactgtctcctgctgcacaacctactgagcatccgtgaagtgcacctgaccagatctgctgggcaccttcctcttgatgatagtcctcttaatAAGCCTAGAATTTGCATACGGCTGAGACGACTGAGTTGCCTGttgctgaggacactccctagcatagtggccatccttgccacacttgaaacaagcactaggcttgttctcgaatccctgacgaggtgggacctatTGTCCCTGAGTCTGCTAAGGTTGCACCTGCTGcggaggtgccttgtactgagtagagGAAGTCTGTGATGTCTGCTAGGGTGACCAGAACAGAGGCTCGttggatggttgatagggcctcTGCCTAACAATATGTACCTTCTGTGaatgagggtggctggaggatccagctgccacccgcttcctcttccaatctGCCTGCGATGCCCATTGAAAACCCTCAagggcaatggcggcgttcatgaGAGCCCCAAAGTTCTGATAGTTCCCCAGATACAACTTCTCCTAAAGTGAAGGAGTGAGACCACAAAagaagcggtccctcttcttgttgtccgtgtccacctgactaccagcatactgagccaagtggttaaactggatcacatactccattactgtCCTGCTTCCCTGGCGCAGCTCtaggaactcggtcaccttctggttgataacaccagcagggatgaagaactcgcggaaggtggtggagaactcctgccacgttGTCGGATGATCCGGCAGCTCTGCGGcctggaaagtctcccaccaggcacctgcggaccccaaaagttgttgggacgcaaagtgcaccttctgctcgttggccactgcgagcagccgaaacttctgctctagcgtgtgaagccagtgctccgcctctaAAGGCTCGTCCGACGGCGTGaacgtgggcgggtgggtcttgaggaagtcctgataAGAGGACTATCCCTCAGGAcgacgagcaccacccccattcccaccgttgcccccggggcctccacgggcgagacccgcgatgggctgtgccataatctccatggcacgagcaGTCTCCTGGCGAGCAACGGCT from Miscanthus floridulus cultivar M001 chromosome 11, ASM1932011v1, whole genome shotgun sequence includes these protein-coding regions:
- the LOC136492426 gene encoding uncharacterized protein encodes the protein MSTTEIMVELLAARQESAVARQETARAMEIMDFLKTHPPTFTPSDEPLEAEHWLHTLEQKFRLLAVANEQKVHFASQQLLGSAGAWWETFQAAELPDHPTTWQEFSTTFREFFIPAGVINQKVTEFLELRQGSRTVMEYVIQFNHLAQYAGSQVDTDNKKRDRFFCGLTPSL